The Blautia obeum ATCC 29174 region CAGCCTTCTTACGAACTGGAAGATCTTCTGAAAGAGGAAAAACCACTTCTTATGGTTTTGGAGGATCTGCAGGATCCCGGAAATGCAGGGACGATCATCCGAACCGGAGAAGGCGCCGGAGTGAGTGGGGTTTTCCTGACAAAAACCTGTGTGGATATTACAAACCCAAAGGTAATTCGTGCAACGATGGGATCTGTTTACAGAATTCCTTTTTTCTATGTGGAAGATGTGGTATCATTAAAACAGAAACTTCAGGGAAGAGGAATTCGCTTTTTGGCCGCACATTTACAGGGTAAAAACTCATATGACAGGGAATCCTATGAGGACGGAACTGCGTTTCTGATCGGAAACGAAGGAAAGGGCCTTACAGACCAGGCAGCGGATGCAGCAGACTGTCTGATCCGGATCCCGATGTGCGGGCAGGTGGAATCCCTTAATGCAGCTATGGCGGCCGGAATACTCATGTATGAGGCGGCAAGGCAGAGGAGGGGATAAGATGGAACCTTTAATGTGGCTGATCGTGTTGGCGGTCTTTCTTGTGATCGAGGCAATCACGGTAGGACTGACTACGATCTGGTTTGCAGGAGGCGCACTGGTCGCAGCGATTGCGTCAGGCGCAGGTGCAGGTATACTGGTGCAGTGGATCCTGTTTTTAGTCATTTCACTGGTCCTGCTGATTTTTACAAGACCACTGGCAGTTCGATATATGAATAAGGGTGTGCCAAAGACCAATGTAAACAGCCTGATCGGAGAAAAAGCTGTTGTGATTCAGAAGATCAATAATCTGGAGCAGACAGGGCAGGTCCGTATCAATGATATTGAATGGATGGCGAGAACATCTTCTGATGAAGTAACGATTCCGGAACAGACAGTTGTAACAATTGAAGCTGTTCAGGGAGTAAAACTGATTGTGAAAGAAGAAAAGGAGGGTAAGTAACATGGCAGGAATTATTATTTTTATAGTACTCATCGTACTTGTACTCTGGATCCTGGCATCCTGTATCCGTATTGTGCCACAGGCATATGCAATCGTTGTAGAACGTCTTGGTGCATACAAAGAAACATGGAACACAGGTATTCATTTCAAAACACCATTTATTGA contains the following coding sequences:
- a CDS encoding TrmH family RNA methyltransferase; this encodes MISSAQNTQVKNIIKLNQKAKARREQGLFIAEGRKMFLEAPDDWIEKIYVAESMLEDEEVMKKVRRFSWDAVENGVFRQMCDTQTPQGILTVLRQPSYELEDLLKEEKPLLMVLEDLQDPGNAGTIIRTGEGAGVSGVFLTKTCVDITNPKVIRATMGSVYRIPFFYVEDVVSLKQKLQGRGIRFLAAHLQGKNSYDRESYEDGTAFLIGNEGKGLTDQAADAADCLIRIPMCGQVESLNAAMAAGILMYEAARQRRG
- a CDS encoding NfeD family protein, translating into MEPLMWLIVLAVFLVIEAITVGLTTIWFAGGALVAAIASGAGAGILVQWILFLVISLVLLIFTRPLAVRYMNKGVPKTNVNSLIGEKAVVIQKINNLEQTGQVRINDIEWMARTSSDEVTIPEQTVVTIEAVQGVKLIVKEEKEGK